The Vitis vinifera cultivar Pinot Noir 40024 chromosome 8, ASM3070453v1 genome segment cttttaaatataaaatattggaatgtaatatagtttttatttatgttcCAAACCCTAAGCCTTAAACTCCAAACTCTAAATCTAAGCCCCTAACCTTAAAACCTTAAAACTGAAGCCTAAAACCCTAATGTGACATTCCACATCGGATAAAGAGGAAAGTTTCTGGCGTTATATAAGTATAGACTTTTCTTAACCTTGTAGACGCGTTTTATAGTTGTAAGGACCATTTTGGATCTAAAGTggataatatctacacggttgggagcgAGTCGTCACAAATGGTATTAAAGCCGATCTCCGACCttggtgtgggggtttgtttggtcccgtaggggtgtttgtctatttggccccgcaatctcatgggacacaacgaCGACGTTGTGTCTGTATGGGAGGTGTTCGTGACACCCATATCGGATAGAGGGAAAAGTTTTTGGCGTTATATAGGTGTGGACTTCTCTTAACCCTGTAAACGCGTTTTAAATCCGTAAGGGCCCTTTTGAGTTCAAAGCAGATAATATCTACATAGTTAGGAGCGGGCCGTCACACTCAAACCCTATGAGTTTGGGTTCTTCAGTAgacaaatatttgaataagcCTGCTACAATACCATCTTGTATTTTATGCAATAAACAAGAAGGTTAAGGAAATAATTAATTGAAGTAAGAATTATTCTTTGCTTAATAGAATATGTATATGTCTGTACAAGGTTCTTATATATAAAGTCATTGCTATTAGCTATAAAATGAAGTTTCGGAAAAGGAGGAAATGGCTTCCTAAGGTCAAATATCATACCCATTATTTGAGGAAGATAATTAGAATATTCTTTCAGTTTTGAATACCTTATAGTCATTCCTTGGAGATCGCCACAAGCAGAGTTTGATTTCAGTCCTTGTATTGATCTCAATTATGGTATCCTTCATGCTTTGGGAATGAGTGAATTGACACTGAACCAGTCCACTCAGCGGTCCAACCGCTGCCCTTTTAAAATAGGCTCAAGCCcttcttttctctattttttctaaaaagttACATAGGCCCAGGTCCAAGCTCTTCGCCCAAGCCCATATGAGTATTACACGCGCTGATGAATGAATAATTTATAGGGTACTTGGGCAAAAAAACATTCCTaatttcatcttcttcttcgaGAGAGGAAATGATGAACATGGCTGTAACCATGCAGGAGTTCAGTCCAATTCCACCCCTTCTCTCCAACAAAAGGCGTGCTGTTGCTTTCACGACACCGCTAAATTACGCAGGGAGGCTATCTCACCTCCTCCAGCTCAAAGGATGGAGTCCACTCTGCTGTCCAACCATCGTAGTCGAACCCTCCCCACAGACTAAGGCTTCCATCCAATTCTTCCTCTCAACTAAAGCCCAAAGCAACGACAACAAAAAAACCCCACTCGAAGATTTCTCCGCCATTGCATTCACTTCTAGAGCGGGAATATTAGCTTTCTCGGAAACCCTAATGAGAAACGAGGAAACCCCATTAGAGCCATACGGCGAAAACTTCACAGTCTCTGCGCTCGGGAAAGATGCTGAACTTCTTAACGAGGATTTCCTCTCCAAGCTCTGCAAAAAAACCCAGCGAATCAGAGTCACAGTTCCCCCTGTGGCGACGCCGACGGGTTTAGTTGAATCGCTTGGAGTAGGACGAGGTCGTAGGGTTCTATGCCCAGTGCCTCTCGTTGCAGGCCTTGTAGAACCTCCAGTGGTCCCCAATTTTCTTCGCGACCTTGCTCTGCGGGACTGGGTTCCTGTTAAGGTTCATGCTTACGAGACCCGGTGGGCGGGACCGAGATGCGCAGAGAGAGTAGTGAGGAGAAGCGAAGGGGAAGAGGGCTTGGACGCCATCGTGTTTACCAGTACAGGTGAGGTTGAAGGACTGCTGAAAAGCTTGAGAGAGCTTGGGTTAGATTGGAGATTGCTCAAGGAAAGATACCCGGGGTTAGTGGTGGCGGCGCACGGGCCCGTCACTGCTTCTGGAGCTGAGAGGTTGGGCATCAGAGTAGATGTCGTGAGTTCCAGATTTCATAGTTTTGATGGAGTTGTTGATGCTCTGGCTTTAAGATGGAGTGCTTCAGAATAAGGTATTTCCCGatctttatatattatatttcccACCCAAATTCATTTTCTCTAAGAAATGGACTGTGGAAGAAAGAGAAACGAACGCAGAGCAAGTCATGACGCATGACTCACCCTCTCTGTTTCACCTGCTGGTGTCTGTTGCTAAATTTCGATGAACCTTCGGTCATtttgataataagaaaaatcaacAGAGAGATTGAATTAAAAGGCATAATGTAAGCTATTCTGTTCCACCCCGAgtaaatacatttttaaaatcctaAAGAGTCATTCCTCAGAACAGAGCCCATTCGAAACGTCCCCGCCCTAATGTGGGATTTCAGCAGTTAAGTGATGGTATACAGCTGATTattaaaatcttgaaaaaaaataaaaataaaaataattgatttgatCATATTTGTTTTCCATTACGGTTGCTGCTGTTAGTTGAATGGAGTCCAAGTCAactgttttatttttctgtaaCTGGGTTTAGAGGGTTCATTTCAAAAGGAGCTGATTTGAATTTCTGAACACCGTACTTTTTGTTTTTACGGTGGAAACTATTGTCTCTCATTCCATattttcttctgttttctttttttatggaAAGCGAGTATAAAACAAAGTATCGACATATTCAAATTTTGTGGTATCTCTTTAAATATTTGATCCAAataaatagaaatgaatttgaacTAGTCATAAAAATTCATACAAACGCAGTAGAAATGAAtggataaaataatgattttaaaatattttatattattttttacatggaGGTAATCAAAGTAACTCCTTAtagaaatcaattaaaattccatttatcattttcataagaatcaatttttatttcattataataaaatattcaaaatcaatCCAGCCGGACTCCTATTGCACTTCATAACCCATCATATGGTCATAAAAGTTACTTTTTTCAGCAGCAAATCATCAGCATCTTATATGGGACGGGCTCCTGTCCAATTAGGAGTAACATAAGTCCGTTCAGAGTCCGATCCCATCAAATTACATCATGATATGGGGGGACGGTTCCAACAATTTACTAAAATCAAAGGGGTATACTAGAATACATATTGTTTTGCCTTTCATTCGCACATAGCAAGGCAGAATACTTCCATGCTATTGCTCCCATGAGCAGGCACCAGGAAAAAGAAGTGATAGATGACACGAACCATCCTGAAGTAGGAAAAAATGAGGTGGAGCAAACTTCATGTGTTATGGTTTATCTATGTCATGTCAGATCCTGTATATGCTAATTTCTAGCATCAAAAGCAATATTTCTACCTGGAGAAGAAGAGACATCATTGCAGTCTCCTTCACAAAGATCCTTCAGGCCAGAGAGTCCAAAGACGCATGGCTCTCACAAATGTAGGCAAATATGAGTAAAATGTATGATCAAGGgccttatatatttatatttcccTCTCAAACAAATGGCTTCTGAGGAATGAGACTATCCTTTCTAAAACCCCACTGTTTTGAGCCATATACTGTTCAGCTTCCTGTTTATTATTGAAAGCTTCCCCTTCTATGATATATTTGCTTCCTTCTTTCCATATGACTCCATGTTCACAGGCTAGTTCTAAGACTTCAGATTCAAAGCAAATGCCTCTTCCAAACTGTATCCCCAGATCAGCTTTTTTCGTTGCATGTGCTAGTTTATTTTTCACCACTTGCACACAGACCCCAAGGCCTGTAACCTAGAAATGAACATTGAAAAACAGGACCTCAATGACATCAGAAAACAATTAATTGAGCTAATCATCAAAACATAAGATGAAACTTGTGATTgggaacaaagaaaaatgaaaaacaggaTCCTTAAGACTACCAATGTCTACAATATAAGGGGAAAAAGATTATAAATGAAGGAATAAACAGAATACTATACAATGGGGGGAAGAGGGAACCATGAGCATAGGAGTTTTGTGAAGTTTGGTGCAATGCTCAACTAAATAAGCACATTTTCTACTCCTTTTCTCCTACATTTTTCCTCCTCTGCCTTCCCAGCACCCCAACCACCGTCTGATGCAGCCCATGCAGGTATCAGGTGCAAGCATCTTTCTCAATGATACTTCACATCCACAAAGTTTAGATATGGAGACagcataataaaaattaataataatgaaaaaaaaaaagagttagttTCTCTCTTATCCCTAATTACTCATTATAATCAATCAACCAGTAGATAGGAACCATTTTCTTATCCCtgcttattaattataataaatcaacCAGCAAATAAgaaccattttcatttttctctcatatCCTTAAATAGGacaattgaaaaagaaaccCACACCTGGTCATGTTGTGCCAATACAGGTAAACTGGGTCAACTTGAAAATTCCAGGCATCACAGGCCAAACCAATagtaaaagagagagagagagagagagagagagcaccaTGGACACATGGTAGCACTAACCCTCCATGGAAGATGATCTATTCATTTGAAACCCCAACCAACACCATAGTGCAGGCAGTGTCTTTACTGCCAGAACTATAATGTGAAGCCCAAAAATCCTTCGTTTTACTTAGacaaacaaaaacacaaaaagggCCATCTAACATCACATCAATATCCACCATTAAGCAAAAAGATATCAGCCTATCTATGCATGCTGTACCTATGATTTTCTCTGGAACAATCACAGAAAAGAAATCCACCAACAACAATTTGAGTTGCACTTTCTCATTTTGTACCCACAGGAATTATCATTTCATCAATGTTCTGACACTATAAAGGACATAAAGCAAGACGGAAGGAAACACAAAACTAGACAATAACTTTCAAAAAGTaacctcaaaatccaagaacaaagaaaacaaagcgGTATAACAGTATCTACATCAGGATTAGCTGACTTGAAACCATAAGAGAAAGTAGCATTCAAAATCGATAAGCCTttgtttgacaactatttttaaatcagtTTTTTATTcaccaaaacaaaacaaaacataaaaaaaaaataaaaaataaataaaaaacatattcagcaaccaaaaatcagaaaataattttatgttcttaaaaacaaaaaaatggtgttttcaaataatatcttttagttgctttcatttattcaaattcccaaaaaaaattttgttctacaaatttttatttatttatttatttatttttatcagacttctgttttacaaaatatcataaaataattttcaaaaatcattctcaaaaactgttttcgaaaacacttATCAAACAAAGCCTAAATTTCTCTAAAGAGAACATAATCTCTAAGGTTTACCTTGTCCTCAGTCCTCAGCAATCCAGTTCTCATAACTCTCAACCGCACAGCTGCATAAAATCTTAAGGCATTTCCCCCACAAGTAACCTCATCCAAGCGTCCAAAGCCATGACTTGATTTCAAACTTGATCTAACCTGGATAAAAGAAAGTATAACATGGATAAACTTGGTTTTGATGAAGTGaaaaccaaggatgaaaatatcaaacattcacaaaatattgaacaaaaattccaaaaataaaaaattgatacaacataaattgatcaaaattcatataaatattgagaaaaaaccctaagaaattataaaacaagcaataatatatacattgaagttgttctttttttaaataatatatgtatgtTGATATACTCTATGAAAGTGGACAATAAGATGCAGtacttgaaaacatatttaatactaGTATACACacatattgaagttgttttttaaagtattatatatataacaaaatttatgaTGTTAAACAATAATGTATAGTActtgaaaacacatttaatactaaaatgatgacaagaaaaaaaactcattaAGAAGATTATCATGctggtttttatattttcaaccaTTCTAAAAtgatgataagaaaaaaaactcattaAGAAGATTATCGtgatggtttttatattttcaaccattaatttaatgaaatttgaaaataatataattaaaattcatctatttactaaatttttacttttaatattttattttgcacATGGGCATGATATCAATGTTTTAGGTTTAGGAGACACAGATTAAGGCGTACATATCTTATGTGCACATGTactatcaaaatcaaaatcaaaatcggCTTGGTGGTGAAGGCCCACCAATTTCTTCCTAGAGGTCAAGGGTCGAGCCCCACCtccattaaattttgaaaaaagcaAATTTATGGCTGCTGAAATTCTGGAAATTTCAATCCTTGGTGAATACaaacaaaaaggaagagaatgagaaatagAGAATGAGAGCAAACAAGATGAGCATGTCGGGTCCTTCGAGTCTAGATTTTGTACATCTTGTGAATAATGAACACAAAAATTTCATACTTTCTTCATTCAAAACAActcatttttccttaataacttaTGATTAAGAGATTAAAAGTGCTGAGGTGGCCTGGCCAGGTTTAACCTgattaacaaaaatgatgagaGTTTCGGACCGGCataatgaataatgaatttttCGCAGAGCTTGGGCCATAATTTGTGACTGTACATCTTGGTAGGTGCCACCTATCACAACATCAAGTTCATGTTGGGGAACAAGAGCAGCCACCTGTGCAAAGACAGAATAGAATGCTGAAAGCAAGaaaaatctaaatatttaaGGGAAAACGATGATACCAAAGTGTAAACTCAGAAGAGTTTTGGTTGGTGTACTGTGCATGGGTGTGTATTAAAAGAGCAAGTAATCACATACGCTATCAACCACAATTACATCCATCGATCCACTTTTGGTCAGTGTATTAACCATACTCAGCAAATTTTCAGCAGAATCCGGAGGTGAAATAAGAAGATTATCTACATTTACACCCATGGATTCTGCAAATGAAGGGTTCATTGCATTCTCTACATCAAGATATGCACAATATCCTGCCAAAAAGACAAAGCAGTGAGGCAGAGATGAACTTGGACTATAAGGTGACAGGATATGGATCAATACAACAGGATAACAATGACAAAGAATGTAAGCAGATAGGGTATTCTGTCCTACATATTCAAGGAAAAGCATCTCAAAAATTAGCATGCATGTGCTGGAAGTTAAACATTCGACATCCTTGACACAGAGAGATTCCATCTGGGGTAGAGGTAGGTAAGGCTCAGTGCTGGAGATACTTAAACATAAAATTCTACAATCTTATAGTACAAATATAAATGACAGTAGGTATAAGACCTTTAATAATGAAACAGATTTGCCAATAGTATCATAACCAGGATTGGTTTTAACTGGTGACATTTTCTGATAGGCAACCTGAGTCTTAAAAACAACGGGTTAAAAAGGAAGATTAATATCTACCTCCAAGCTTTTGAGCTTCTTTGATAATATGAAGAGCAAGAGTTGTCTTGCCCGATGCTTCTTGGCCATAAATTTCTACTATTCTTCCCTGCAGAGCATAGAGTAGATCCCTCATATTTAAGGTTGTACCACAAACTACTTTAACTACTTGCAGCTAATTCTTAAACACAGGTTACaaatattagaataaatttCTAGATAAAAATCAGCAACAAGGAGCAGATAAGTGGATAGATGCTGATCTTTCTTCTGAAAAAAAGATAGAAACCTATCAACCATAAATCATTCAAGTGTAGCATGCACATCTACCTTAACACCTTGGGAGTCTAGTGACAAGTATGCCATCATGAAATtccataaaaattaataattagttaATTACAGTTCAAAAGTGAATCTTTGAAGTGATGaatgaaagtaaaaaatttgagCTGGTCATAAGCAAGGATCTTCATACAGCATctgaaaaattatagaagtCCCAAGATGAAGAATATTATTTACATAacactcaaaaaaaaaaaaaagattaaaaaaaaatatcatttctttttaaatatgaagATGAAATTAAGCATCTGAACCCTGTGTACCTGGGTTCCATTTTTGGCCTATCAGGTGGTCTTAAGATCATTTGctaattaaaaaaaggaagaaaaaaagaaaataaattaagcaCCTGAAGAgataaatatcatatttttcaaccaggatataaaaataaaacttccaCAGTTTGTGCAACTTAACAACTATTAATGCCAAGGGTaaaacttttttgttttaacaTTAACCACGAACCAGTTTGAGACAAAAACAGAAGCCCATAGTTAAACCACAGCAAAATGGGAGCCAAAACTCAAGTATAT includes the following:
- the LOC104878242 gene encoding uncharacterized protein LOC104878242 produces the protein MAVTMQEFSPIPPLLSNKRRAVAFTTPLNYAGRLSHLLQLKGWSPLCCPTIVVEPSPQTKASIQFFLSTKAQSNDNKKTPLEDFSAIAFTSRAGILAFSETLMRNEETPLEPYGENFTVSALGKDAELLNEDFLSKLCKKTQRIRVTVPPVATPTGLVESLGVGRGRRVLCPVPLVAGLVEPPVVPNFLRDLALRDWVPVKVHAYETRWAGPRCAERVVRRSEGEEGLDAIVFTSTGEVEGLLKSLRELGLDWRLLKERYPGLVVAAHGPVTASGAERLGIRVDVVSSRFHSFDGVVDALALRWSASE
- the LOC100248558 gene encoding DNA repair protein recA homolog 2, mitochondrial yields the protein MIFLTNPYARFLFFNGFRGSSSLLSSSLQTGKRDAVACIGMHTRSLSSSVEFLEIECDEYGNDVKAAEKDTALRLAISRLAGDFGRESMLSLQRFFVSRHAPVISTGSLKLDLALGIGGLPKGRIVEIYGQEASGKTTLALHIIKEAQKLGGYCAYLDVENAMNPSFAESMGVNVDNLLISPPDSAENLLSMVNTLTKSGSMDVIVVDSVAALVPQHELDVVIGGTYQDVQSQIMAQALRKIHYSLCRSETLIIFVNQVRSSLKSSHGFGRLDEVTCGGNALRFYAAVRLRVMRTGLLRTEDKVTGLGVCVQVVKNKLAHATKKADLGIQFGRGICFESEVLELACEHGVIWKEGSKYIIEGEAFNNKQEAEQYMAQNSGVLERIVSFLRSHLFEREI